The genomic window GGGGCGACTCGCGTCGCCCATGGCCCGGCCCAGGCGCTGGAGGCCCTCGACCTGTACGCCCGCTCCGTCGAGGGCGCCGAGGCGACCACCGTCGTGACGACCTTCATCGACTGGGACAGCCACACCATCACCTACAGTTGCGCGGGCCACCCGCCGCCCGCACTCGTGCACCCCGACGGCACCGTCACCTTCCTCGACGGCGCCACCGACCCTCCGCTCGCCGCCCGGCCCACCCACGTCTCCCGCCCCCAGGCCCGCATCCCGTTCGTCGACGACGCCGCGCTGGTCCTGTACACCGACGGGTTGATCGAGCGCCGTACCGAGGGCATCGACACCGGTCTGGCCCGTCTCGCCCACTCCCTCGCCCGCCATCGGAAGCACGACCCCGAGACCCTGGCCGACGCGCTCCTGGCCGATCTCCTTCCGCCCTCCGGCAACACCGACGACACCGCGCTGATCGTCCTGCGCCTCTGACCGGCCCGCCCCGGCAGCCCTGTCACTTGCCCCAGATCTTCCGGTACCCGTCCCGGTAGCCCGACGGGTCCCAGCTCGTGGCGTCGTCGCTGTTGCCGGCCGTACTGATGTGGACGGGGGCCACGTAACCGCTGGCGGGGCGGTCGGAGAAGGCCCGGTTGAACTCGTCGACGATCTGCCAGCCCTGCTGGGTGAGCGGTTCGGGGACGGTGGCCGACTGGTACTGCTCGCTGTTGATGCGCTGGAAGGCGGAGGGGTCGCCGTCCCCGGCGCCGATGTTGAAGGGCGGACCCGAGCCGTCCTTGCCGGCCGCGCGGAAGGCCGCGGCGGCGTCGGCGAAGTACAGGTCGTTGATGGCGACCGAGTGGGTCCACCGGTCCTGGAAGCGGGAGAGCAGTGCGGAGACCTCGCGGGGCGTGCGGCTGCTCGCATCGGGGATCGGGATGTTCTCGTACGACAGGAGTCGCACGCCCGAGCAGGTGGCGAGTTCATTTCTGATCAGGTCGGACTTGTTCTTGGCGAAGGGGATCGAGGCGTCCGTGAAGATCACGACTCCGGCGTCGCCGTTGGAGGTCGAGATGATCCATTGCGCGCTGATCCTGGCGACGTCCTCGACCTGGGTGGTGACGTTGGTGAAGAGTTCGGGTTGCCTGCTGGGGCCGGGCGCGGCGACCGCGTGCCAGCCGATGAGCGCGATGCCCGCCTCGTTGGCCCGTGTGACCTGCTGCGAGGTCGCGTTGGGGTCGAAGCCCCCGATGACGATGCCCGAGGGCCTGAGGGCCACGGCCTCGCTCATCGCCGCCTGGATGCCGGCGGGGGTGCCGCCGCCGTCGATCACCCGGACATTCCAGCCGATGACCCGCGCGGCTTCCCGGACTCCTTCGGCGGCGCCCGCGACTCCGGGATTGGTCATGGTCTGGGCGACGTAGACGATGGTCCTGTCGGTCACCGCCGTGGGACCGGTGGTCGGGCCGTTCCAGGGAATGTCGGTCCCCTCCGCCCGGCCGACGGCGGCCTCGGCCTTGGCTTGGGCCTCGGGGCAGCCGCTCGGGCTCGACGCGGAGTCTTCCGGGCTCTTCGATGATCCGCGTTCGCAGCCGGCGAGCAGGACGGTGGCGGTCAGCAGAGCGGTTGCCGCGTACCGGGCCTTGCGCGCGCCGGGGTCGGCCTTGCGGTGGTGGTGCACGAAAGACTCCTCGCGGAGGGACGAGCGGGAGAGCGGGACGACGGTGCGGGCGGGTTGGATCATGGAGTGCGGCCTGTCGTGCCACCGCCCGGCGGCCGCTCCGGTGTCGCGGCGGGCGCGTCGCGGGCGGCGAAGACGCCGGTGCGCACCCGGCGGCGGGCGGCGTATCCGGCCAGGCCGACGGCGAGGAGCAGGGTGCCGCCGTGGAAGAGCGGGACCGTCCAGAAGTCGGCGCCCATCTGGGAGATGCCGGTGAGGCCGACGGCGAGGACGGCGACGGCGACGAGGGTACCCATGGCGTTGGGACGGCCTGGTTTGATCGCGGTGGAGCCGAGCAGGGCCCCGACGAAGGCAGGAAGCAGGTAGTCGAGTCCGACGCTCGGGTTGCCGAGCTGCTGCTGGGCCGCGAGCAGTACTCCGGCGCAGCCGACGATCAGGCCCGACGCGGCGAAGGCGCAGACGGTGTACTTGCGGACCGGGATGCCGACGAGGTCGGCGGCGCGCGGGTTCGAGCCGACGACGTACAGGTACCGGCCGATCGGCAGCCGCTCCAGCATCAGCCAGAGGGCGACGGCGAGTGCCAGCACGTAGAACGCGGGAACGGGGAGGCCGAGGAACGTGGAGGTGTAGAGGTCGGTGAAGGCGGCCGGGAGGCCCCCCGGGCCGGGGACGATCCGGCCGCCGTCGGTGATCCAGCCGGTCACGGCGTACATCATGCTGCCGGTCCCGAGCGTGGCGATGAAGGAGTCGATGCGGCCGAACACGACGATGACACCGTTGAGGACGCCCACGATCGTCCCTCCGACGATCACGGCGAGGCAGGCGAGCGGCCAGGGCCAGCCGGCGTCGACGACGAGGTACAGCACCATGACGTGCGCCAGGCCGAGGCCGTAGCCGATGGAGAGGTCGAAGGCGCCCGTCACGATGGGGACCATGGCGGCGAGCGCTAGGACGGCCGGGATCGACTGGGTGGAGAGGATCGAGTCGACGGTGTCCGGGGTGGGGAAGGTGCGCGGCAGGGCGAGGGAGAAGACCAGAACGAGCAGGGCGGTGAGGGCCAGCAGGCCGTAGGCGCCGATGAGGTGCCCACCCGGGCCGCCACGCGGGCCGAGCCGGCGCGGCGGGCCCGGTCGACGCGAGCGCGGGGAGGGCGGGGCGGTCACGGATGCGTCGCGGTGCCGGAGGGGGGCAGGGCCGAAGCCGCCCGGGTCAGTCCCGCGACCGTGAGGGCCGGACCGCTCAGCTCGGCGGTCACGGATCCGCGGACGAAGACCAGGGCGCGCCCGCAGACTCCCGCGACCTCCTCGAAGTCGGTGGAGATGAGAAGGACCGCGAGGCCTCCGGCCAACGCCTCGTCGAGCAGGCGGTGGATGGCCGCCTTGGCGCCGACGTCGACGCTCGCCGTCGGTTCCTCCAGGATCAGCAGGCGCAGTCCGGTCCGCAGCCAGCGGCCGATCACGACCTTCTGCTGGTTTCCGCCGGACAGGGTGGCGATGGCGGCCTCGCTGTCGCGGGGCCGCACCGAGAACCGTTCGATCAGGGCGGTGGCCTCGGCGCGTTCACGGCGGGGTCCGATCCAGCGCGGTGGCGTCCCCTGCCCGGCACCGGGGTTGGCCAGCAGGTTCTCCCGTACGGTCAGCTCGGCGAGGCAGCCCTCCCGCTGCCGGTCGCCGGGCACGAAGGCGACACCGCGTCCGACGGCGTCGGTGACCGTACGGGGGTGGTAGGGGCGGCCGTGGAGCAGCACCCGTCCCCCGAGGAGCGGTCGGGACCCCGCGAGGGCCCGACCCAGGTCCCTGTGTCCGGCGCCCGAGAGGCCGACCAGGCCGAGGGCTTCCCCGGCTCTCAGCTCCAGGTCGACCGGTCCCGCGCCGGAGGTCCGTACGCCGTCAAGGGTCAGGACCGCCGGGCCGTCGGCCGGGGCCGTAGCGGGGCGGTGGTCGGCCGGTTCATCGCCGGTGATGTCGCGGACCAGGCGGACGGGGCTGTGGCCCGCCGTCGAGCCGTGGCTGACGAGGCGGCCGTCGCGCAGGACGGCGAAGGTGTCGGCGACCTCGTACACCTCGTCCAGGCGGTGGCTGACGTAGAGGATGCCGTGGCCCCGGTCGCGCAGGGCGTGCAGGACGCGGAACAGGCGGGCGCAGTCGGCGGCGGGGAGCCGGGCGGTCGGTTCGTCGAGGACGATGAGCTTCGCCCGTGCCGCCAGGGCCCGGGCGATGGCGACCAGGGACCGCTCGGCGGGGGCGAGATGGGCGATCGGCGCGTCGGGATCGAGCTGACCGCCGACGATCTCCAGTGCCTCGGTGCAGCGCTCCCGGGTCCGCCGCCAGGAGATCAGTCCGGCGCGACGCGCGTACCCGGCGCTCAGGGCGATGTTCTCGGCGGCCGACATCCACTCCACGAGACCGAGGTCCTGATGGATGAAGGACATGCGGTGGGAGGCGGCGTGACTCCCGAGTGCGTGTCCGTCCACCGTGATCCGGCCCGAGTCGGCGTGGTGGACGCCGGCGAGGATCTTGATGAGTGTGGACTTGCCTGCTCCGTTGGGGCCGAGGAGCGCGAGAACGCTGCCGGCGTGGACGTCGAGGTCGACCCCGGCGAGTGCGAGGGTCCCGCCGAACCGTTTGGCGAGGCCGCGGATGCGGACCAGCGGTTCCGCCCCGCTGGGCGGGGCCGGCTGCGCAGAGGTGTCGTGAGCGTCGTGCACGGACAGCTCCGGGGGTCGGCCTGGCGAGTTCTTCCCGACTTGCGTCAGCGGTACGTCAGCGATACTAGCCGCACATATCACCGCATTTACGGTATTTACCCGCCCACCGTGACCCCAACGGAGCCACGCCCCCAGGGGATCAGCGGGCCGCCCGGGTGTCGATCACGTCAGCCGCCGTCGAGTCCGCACTCGGCCCAGATGACCTTGCCCTCCGGGATGTAGCGCGTGCCCCAGCTCTGGGAGAGCTGCGCGACGAGGAACAGGCCGCGGCCGCCCTCGTCGGTGGTGGCCGCCCGGCGCAGATGCGGGGCGGTGTTGCTGGTGTCGGAGACCTCGCAGATCAGGGAGCGGTCGTGGAGCAGCCGTACCCGGATGGGCCCGGTGCCGTGGCGGATGGCGTTGGTGACCAGTTCGCTGAGCACCAGTTCCGCGGCGAAGGCGGCCTCGTCGAGCCCCCAGTCGGCCAGTTGCCGCAGGGCGGAGGCGCGGACCTCACTGACGACGGCCGGGTCGGCGGGCAGCTCCCAGGTGGCGATCCGCAGCGGGTCGAAGGCGTGGGTGCGGGCGACGAGCAGGGCGATGTCGTCGCCGGGGTGGGCGGGCGCCACGGTGTCCAGGACCACCCGGCAGGTCTCCTCCGGGGTGCGCTCGG from Streptomyces sp. DSM 40750 includes these protein-coding regions:
- a CDS encoding substrate-binding domain-containing protein; translated protein: MHHHRKADPGARKARYAATALLTATVLLAGCERGSSKSPEDSASSPSGCPEAQAKAEAAVGRAEGTDIPWNGPTTGPTAVTDRTIVYVAQTMTNPGVAGAAEGVREAARVIGWNVRVIDGGGTPAGIQAAMSEAVALRPSGIVIGGFDPNATSQQVTRANEAGIALIGWHAVAAPGPSRQPELFTNVTTQVEDVARISAQWIISTSNGDAGVVIFTDASIPFAKNKSDLIRNELATCSGVRLLSYENIPIPDASSRTPREVSALLSRFQDRWTHSVAINDLYFADAAAAFRAAGKDGSGPPFNIGAGDGDPSAFQRINSEQYQSATVPEPLTQQGWQIVDEFNRAFSDRPASGYVAPVHISTAGNSDDATSWDPSGYRDGYRKIWGK
- a CDS encoding ABC transporter permease, with translation MTAPPSPRSRRPGPPRRLGPRGGPGGHLIGAYGLLALTALLVLVFSLALPRTFPTPDTVDSILSTQSIPAVLALAAMVPIVTGAFDLSIGYGLGLAHVMVLYLVVDAGWPWPLACLAVIVGGTIVGVLNGVIVVFGRIDSFIATLGTGSMMYAVTGWITDGGRIVPGPGGLPAAFTDLYTSTFLGLPVPAFYVLALAVALWLMLERLPIGRYLYVVGSNPRAADLVGIPVRKYTVCAFAASGLIVGCAGVLLAAQQQLGNPSVGLDYLLPAFVGALLGSTAIKPGRPNAMGTLVAVAVLAVGLTGISQMGADFWTVPLFHGGTLLLAVGLAGYAARRRVRTGVFAARDAPAATPERPPGGGTTGRTP
- a CDS encoding sugar ABC transporter ATP-binding protein, yielding MHDAHDTSAQPAPPSGAEPLVRIRGLAKRFGGTLALAGVDLDVHAGSVLALLGPNGAGKSTLIKILAGVHHADSGRITVDGHALGSHAASHRMSFIHQDLGLVEWMSAAENIALSAGYARRAGLISWRRTRERCTEALEIVGGQLDPDAPIAHLAPAERSLVAIARALAARAKLIVLDEPTARLPAADCARLFRVLHALRDRGHGILYVSHRLDEVYEVADTFAVLRDGRLVSHGSTAGHSPVRLVRDITGDEPADHRPATAPADGPAVLTLDGVRTSGAGPVDLELRAGEALGLVGLSGAGHRDLGRALAGSRPLLGGRVLLHGRPYHPRTVTDAVGRGVAFVPGDRQREGCLAELTVRENLLANPGAGQGTPPRWIGPRRERAEATALIERFSVRPRDSEAAIATLSGGNQQKVVIGRWLRTGLRLLILEEPTASVDVGAKAAIHRLLDEALAGGLAVLLISTDFEEVAGVCGRALVFVRGSVTAELSGPALTVAGLTRAASALPPSGTATHP